The DNA sequence AACTAATATTGTGGCTGCTTGACTTTTTAAAAACATAGACACACAGAACATGGCTATGGCAAATGTCCAGGGACGTTCTTTCACCATATCACTTATTAAAGATAATAAGTAGGATTCATTATTTTTTATTACGGTTTCACTCATCCAAGCTATTCCAAAAATCATAATTACAGCAATCATTCCCGCATTAAAAACCTTAGTATCCGATATAGATTTAGCTTTAACTCCGGTTATTAAGACAATAATAGCACCAACTCCTAACATGATAAATTGCAATACGCTGGTCATTGGAATGGTTTTACCGTTATTTTTTGGTAAAATTGAATCCGGGAATAAAGCAATTAAGATGATAAATAGGATGCCAATAAAGAATAAGCTTAGTGATATTTTAGCATCTTTTGAAGGTTTAGTACTTTCAGATCTTTCTAAATCGCCTACTATATAGGCTTTCATATCAGGATCTTCCATTTTCTTTAAAAATGCAGGATCTTTATCGAGATCTTTTCCTCTGTTTAAACTCCAAGTTGCAGCTAACATCACCCCTAAAAAACAAGAAGGAGCGGTAACTAATAAAATGTCAATTAAGTTTATGGTAACTCCGGCTTTATAGGCTACACCGATCATAGCTGCTGTTGCTGCTGCTATAGGACTGGCTGTAATTCCCATTTGACTGGCTATCGAAGCTACCGCCATAGGTCGTTCGGGTCTAATTTTTTGTTTAAAAGACACATCGTAAATAACCGGTAATAATGGATATACAGCATGACCGGTTCCTACAAGCATGGTTAAAAAGAAAGTGGATAAAGGAGCTAAATAGACAATATATTTTGGATTTTTACGTAAAATTCTTTCCGCAAAACTCACCAACATACCGAGTGCACCGGTGGCCTCTAAGGTTGAGGAAGCAGTAACTACGGCAAGTATTATAAGCATTACATCAATGGGAGGTAATCCGGGAGAATCCCTGAATAATAAAACTAATATGGCCACTCCAAATCCCCCTAATAAACCTAAGGAAACTCCTCCTTTTTTTATACCAAAATAAATAACGATTAATAATAACCCTAGTTGTGTGATAAATTTTAAAGGTGCGTTATTTTCATTGGTTGCATTCGAATTAGAAATGGTTTCTTTTTTAGTTTCCTCTGATTTTATTTTATTAGAATTCGAAGAAGCTTTTTGATTTACCTGAGTTGTTGAGGCAGTTGCAAGTAAACTTACATTCTGAGATTTAATAAATATTGGCGTGAATAAGATGAAAGTTAACAATATAATATAAATGTTTTTCATATAACTCCTTTTTCAAGGATAAAACTAGATAATTTATCATTTTTTATTTATATGATTTTTAACATGTATATATATAATATAATCTAACATGCTGATAATGTGATCGAAAAGTAAAAAGTTAACTACTAATTTATTTTAATTATAAATAAGTTAATGATTAGTTAAAATAATAAACCTAATTATAATTGACTGACAGCATCTGATAATTGTTTTAAAGCAACTTCAAGTACAGATCGAGGACATCCGACGTTCATCCTCATAAATCCTGTACCTTCCTTACCAAACATAGCTCCATCATTTAATGCTAAACGAGCTTTCTCTATAAAAAACCAATTCAATTCTTTTTGAGATAATTTTAATTCTCTGCAATCCAGCCATATAAGAAAAGATGCTTCCGGTATGATTACTTTGATTTTAGAACAGTTTGATTTTAGGAATTGGTCTACATATTTAGTATTTTCTTCAATATACCTTTTTAATTGATTCATCCATTCTTCCCCTTTTTCATACGCAATTTGTATGGCCAGATAGGCAAATATACTTCCTTGATTCAATTCATTGCTAACCAAATATTTATGATAACGCTCTCTTAAATTTTTGTTTTTAATAATGGAGTAGGAGGTAACCAAACCGGCTATATTGAACGTTTTTGAAGGGGCACTTAGGGTGATGCTGTTTAGTTCTGCTTCTTCTGAAACTGTTGCAAAAGGAACATGCTTATTTCCAAATAGAACTAAGTCAGAGTGTATCTCATCCGAGATAACCAGAACTTTATTTTTATAGCAAATTTCAGCAAGTTTTTTCAATTCATTTCGACTCCAAACTCTGCCTCCGGGATTGTGGGGATTTGAGAGTAATAAAATTTTACATTTGGTAGTCATTAATTTTTCCAAACCCTCAAAATCCATTCTGTATTGATCTCCTTCTAAAAGTAAGGGGTTGGTTACCACTTCTCTGTCATGTAATTGGGTTATAATGCGAAAAGGATGATAAACGGGCGGTTGAATTATAATTTGGTCTCCTTTTTCTGAAAAGACATCTATAGCAAAAGCAATTCCTTTGACTACTCCGGGTAAATAACTAATTTCTTCTTTGCTTACTTTCCATTGATGTTGTTTCCATTGCCAATTACAGATTGATTGATAGTATTCATTGGAAACATAAGGATATCCAAAAATTCCGTTCTTTGACCTTTCAACCATAGCATCAACAAGTTCCTTTGGAGATTGAAAATCCATATCTGCAACCCAAAGAGGGATAAGATCATCTCTTCCAAATCTTTCTTTAAGTACTCCAAATTTAAGTGAATCTGTATTTTTTCTATCTATGATTTGATCAAAATTATAATTGCCCATTTCCGAATAATATTTACACAAAAATATGAGTTTTATTTAAATGAATGAGGTGATTTTTTATATAAAATTTTATATTACTGTTTTGTTATTCAGAACAATAAAATAGTTTTATATAATTTTTAGTTTACCTTTACAAGTGTTAATTTTAAAAATTATGAAATTAAGGTATTTATTTATTTTTGTTATTATACTACTGAATGGTAGTCTTTTTTTTACTAATCCGGACAAAGAAATGCACCAAGCATTTATTAAAGATAAATTAACGTCCATTATCGATCAGAAAATGGGGGATGAACTAAATGAAAACAAAGATCCTAATCTTAAATTTCTAGCTGAATTTAGTAAGAATATTATTCCCGTTATCAGTGATAAGATCGTTACTTACATGATGGATACTCATATACGAAGAGAAAATTATTATCTGTTTTCTACCATTCAAATCTTATATCATGATCAATGGAAAACTATTGGATTAGGTATATTCGATAAAATATTCTTATTTCCTAAAGTAGAGGAAGAAATACAAAAAGTTGATTTTAAGAAAGAATTTAATAAACTATTGCAAAATAATCCTTAATATCAATATAATCTTAAATAGTTTAAGAGAAAAACTTAATATAGAAGCTATTTTTTATTATTCAATATAGCAAAAAGAATTATCCCCGAAATTGCAAAAATACATATACCGATAACAACTATCATTTGAAATATTTCTTTTTTAAAGTTGATTTAAAATTATGTTATTTTATTTCAAAATTCCATTGTTTAATTTTTTCCATAAAATGGTAAGCTGTTAAATCAAATTGAACGGGAACTATACTTATAAAATTATTATCTAATGCCCATTCGTCCGTGTCATCTCCCTTATCTGAATTGCACCAATTACCTGTCATCCAATAATAAGTTTTGCCTTTAGGATCAATCCGACGGTCAAACTCTTCGTCCCAATGAGCATTTGCCTGTCTGCAAATTTTAATTCCTTTAATATCTTTTTCTTCGGCTTTAGGAATATTTACGTTGAGAACGACCCCTTCCGGTAATCCATACTTTAAAATATTTTCACATATAGATTTTATATGTTTTCTGGCTGCTTTGAAATTTGCAGTATAAGAAAAATCGCATAGAGAAAAACCAACGGAAGGAATTCCTTCAATACCTCCCTCAATGGCAGCAGACATCGTTCCGGAGTAAATTACATTAATTGAGGAATTGGAACCGTGATTAATTCCGGAGACACAGATGTCCGGTTTTCGAGGTAATAATTGATCAATGGCTAATTTCACACAATCTACAGGAGTACCGCTACAAGCCCATTCTCTGCGGGTATCATTTTCAATATACATTTTTTCTGCACGAATAGTGGAATGAATGGTTACTGCATGTCCCATTCCACTTTGAGGCTTATCCGGAGCAACAACATATACTTCACCGATTTCATTCATAATATCAATCAACTCACGTATTCCCGGAGCATTGATTCCGTCGTCATTGGTAACTAAGATTAAAGGCTTTTCCATAGGATTTCAATGAAATTTAAAATTTATAACAAAACTAAGATTTTTCCTTGTAAAAATATAGTATCTTTGAATTTATTTTTTAAAATTACAAATAATATACGTAAACCGATGCTTAATTTAAAAAAGACCTGGATATTTTTATCGCTATGTTCCATGAGCCTGTTAGTGTTTTGTTTTAATGCTTCTTCTCATGCCGACAATGAAAGAGAGATAATTAAAAGAGTTAGAGAAACACTACTTTTTACAAGCTATGCGCCTAAAAATTTAGATGTGTCTTATTCAAGGGATGTTTTTAAAAAATATATGGAAGACTTAGATCCGTTTAAAAGATATTTTCTGGATTCTGATATGGATGAGTTTTCTGAATACAGAGATAAAATGAGTGATATGTTTATTAATAATGATGTTTCATTTTATCATTTAACTATCGATAGGTTGTATAAAAGAATTGATGAAACGGAACAATATGTTAATGATATTTTCAGTCAGCCAATTAGCTTTTCTAATGATGATTATTTTTATTCTGATGATAAAAAAAGAAAATTCCCAAAAAATAAAGATCAGGCAAAACAGTATTGGAAATCATACATTAAATATAGAATACTACAGGAAATATTTAATACTCAAAACGTAAAAGATAGCATAAATACTAGTGATTCCATAAAAACGGATTCGATCAGTAAAAAAGTTACTAAAAAAATCGAAAAGCCTAAAACAAAAGAAGAAATAGAAGCAGATGCCGTAAAAAAAGTTAAAGAAAACTTGTCAGAATACTTTAGACAAATAAAATTAAGAAAAAAATCTGATCTATTTTCCATATTTGTCAATGCATATACGGAAGTTTTTGACATTCACACTACCTACTTTTCACCTAAAGATAAAGAAAATTTTAACAGCTCTATAAGTGGTAAAATTATAGGAATTGGTGCAACATTACAAGATGTTAAAGGGTATCCTACGATCAGGGAACTAGTAATTGGTGGTCCGGCTTGGAAATCTAAAGAAATTGAGGCAGGAGATAAAATAATTAAAGTACAACAAGGTAAAAATGGTAATCCGGTAAGTGTAGTAGGAATGTTATTAGATGATGCTATCCGATTAATAAGAGGTGAAGAAAAAACTACGGTAGTATTAACTTTAGAGAAAAAGGACGGAAGTACCAAAACGGTAACTTTGGTAAGAGAAGAAATTGAAATTCAGGAAACCTTTGTTAGAAGCGCGATTATAACGGATGAAAAAGGTAATAAATTCGGTATATTGTATTTGCCAGAATTTTATGTGAATCTAGAGAGTAACAGTAAAGGCAGAGATTGTTCCGATGATATCAAAAGAGAAATTAATGAATTAAAAAAGCAAGGAATTACCGGTTTGATTATGGACGTAAGAAACAACGGGGGTGGATCATTGTCTGAGGTGGTTGATATAACCGGATTATTTGTAGGAAAGGGGCCCGTAGTTCAAGTGAAAGATTCCAGCGGAAAAATAAAAGTATTAGACAGCAAAGAAAAAGATATTGTTTGGGATGGGCCTTTAATTCTTATGACCAATGAACTTTCAGCGTCAGCGTCAGAAATACTGGCTGGAGCCATGCAAGATTATCATAGGGCTGTGGTTGTCGGACCTTCTCAAACATATGGTAAAGGAACGGTACAAACCATCTTTCCTTTGGATCGATTTGGTATGAAAGACGATAAGTTCGGAGCCTTAAAGGTAACTATTCAAAAATTTTATAGGATAAACGGAAGTTCAACTCAGTTGAAAGGGGTAAATTCCGATATAGTTATTCCCGGTATTTTTTCCTATTCTGATATCTTTGAAAAGTCTCAAGAATATGCTTTACCGTGGGATCAGATATCTCCAACAAATTATTCTACCTGGAAAGGTACACCTAAAATAGATTATGAATATCTTAAAGCAAGAAGTGCAGAAAGATTAAAAGGCAGTACCTATGTTTCGTCTATAGAGAAAGCAGGTAAATGGACAAAAGAATTGGAAAAGATTACTAAAATCCCGCTAAAGTATGATAAGTTCATGCAGGAAATGAATAAAAGAAGGGATCAAAGTAAAGTATATGAAAAGGAAACTAATTTTGATGCAAAAATAAAAGTAGAGGCTCCGGCTTACGAGTTAGTCAAGTTTAAAGAAGATACTGTCCTTAAAGCAAAACGTGAAGATTGGTACAAAGGAATGAAAAAAGATTTTAACCTTAGAGAATCTGTCAATGTTTTAAATGATATTATTAATAAAAAATAATTGAACAATAGCAAAAACAATCCATAAAAACTTATGGATTGTTTTTTTTTAACCCATTTGAAAATAGAATAAATTTTTTTAGATTTAATTATAATAAATTTTAGTCATGGATAGATCTAATTTTCGATATATCAATAGGGAAATAAGTTGGCTTAAATTCAACTCTCGAGTACTTCAAGAGGCAATGGATAAGAAAAATCCTTTATTAGAAAGACTTCGTTTTTTAGGAATATATTCTAACAATTTAGATGAATTTTATAAAGTTAGGTATGCTTATATAGCTCGAATGGTTCAATTCAACAGAAAATATAATAATATTGTTGAGAGTCAAGAAGATGTAAATTTATTGGAAGAGATTAATATGACAGTTGCTCATCAGCAAGAAAAATATGATAAATTGTATGAACAAATAATTAAAGAGCTGGCTAAAGAAAAAACTTTATTAGTTGATGATAAGACCTTACCCGAGAGCTTGAAACCTTTCGTTCAAGATTTTTTTGAAAATAAATTAAGTCATAATTTAACTATATTATATTGGAAAGAGGGAGATAAAACAATCAACCTTAGAGATAATGTTTTTTATTTAATAGTAACCATGACTAAAAAAAATGGAAATCAACAATATGCACTTATTGAAGTTCCTTCGGACAGATTTTCGCGTTTTTTAGTCTTACCTGATATTAATGATAAACATTATGTAATATTTCTTGAAGATATTATTAGATATCATTTAAAAGATATCTTTCAATTTTTTAAATTCGAGACCATCGAGGGTAAATCCATAAAATTAACAAAAGATGCAGATCTGTCCATTGATAACGATGTGCAAGTCAGTTATGTAGATAGTATAGCAGTGGCCTTAAAAGAAAGATTAAAAGGATTACCGGTCCGCTTAGTATACGATAAAACTATTGATCCTAAAACGCTCAGGTTTTTAAAGAAAATGTTTGATCTTGATGAATACGATAGTTTAGCACCCGGAGGAAAATATCATAATAAAAAAGATTTTATGAAATTTCCTACCTTAGGACGACAAGATCTGGAATATAAAAAAATAGAACCTGTTATACCTAAAATTTTAAAAGGAGAAAAAAACTATTTTAAGGCTTTTGCCAAAGAAGATACTTTACTTTATGCTCCGTATTATGATTATTCTGTTTTTTTGAAATTTTTAAGAGGAGCGGCTATCGATCCAAAAGTAAAAAAAATAAAAATAACCATATACAGGGTTGCCAGTGACTCTCAAGTTCTAAGTGCCATACTCAATGCTGCAAGGAATGGAAAAGAGGTAACGGCAGTTTTAGAATTAAGGGCAAGATTTGATGAAGCTCATAATATAAAATGGTCGAAGCAATTACAAGATGAAGGAGTCAAGGTAATTTTTGGAGTTCCCGGATTAAAAGTCCATTCAAAAATTGGAATTGTAGAAAGAGAACCTCAACGAGGTGCAGCAACTAAATATGCATTTATTTCAACAGGAAATTTTCATGAAGGTACCGCACGATTGTATACGGATTTCACTCTTTTCACAGCTAATGAAGCAATAGTAAAACAAGTGGACCAAGTTTTTGATTTTTTTAATGCCAATTATTTGGTAAAACATTATAAAGATATTGCAGTAAGCCCTTGGGGAATACGTCGAAAAATTATACAAGGTATTGAACGGGAAATAAACAATAAAAAAAACGGATTACCCGCGCAAATTAATATTAAAGTTAATAGTGTATGTGATAAAGAAATTATTGATTATTTATATGAAGCCAGTAAAATGGGAGTGGAAGTTCGAATGGTCGTACGGGGCATTTGTTCTATAATCCCTCAAGTTCCCGGTTTAAGTGATCATATAAAAATAATTAGTGTTGTGGATAAATTTTTAGAACATCCGCGAGTGTATTGGTTTAAGAATGGAGGTGATGACCTCATTTATATTTCATCGGCGGATATTATGGCAAGAAATCTTGATCATAGAGTAGAAGTTGCATGTCCTATTATTAGTACAAAAAATAAACAGGAGATTATGAAAATTTTCGAACTGGGTTTTAACGATAATGTCAAAGGACGTTTAATACAAGAAGGATTTGAGGAACCCTACCAAAAAAACAGAAAAAAGAAAAATCGTTCTCAAGAAACTATATATCAATATATTAAAGAGTTAAATAAATGATGAATATTTTAACCTATGCTGCTATAGATATTGGTTCTAATGCAGTACGACTACTAATAAATACCATTTATGAAACTAAAGAAACTGTAACATTTAATAAGACCAGTTTAGTTCGTGTTCCTATAAGATTGGGACAGGATGTTTTTACAGATAAGAAAATATCTAAAAAAACTATGGTGCGGTTAAATGATGCAATGACAGCTTATAGCTTATTGATGAAAGTTTATAATGTGGATGAGTATAGAGCATTTGCAACCTCTGCTATGCGAGAAGCATCAAATTCCAAAGATGTTATCAATTATATAAAAGACAAAAGTGGAATTAAAATAGATATCATCTCCGGAGAAGAAGAAGCAAAGATCATTTTTAGTTCGGAACTTAAAAATTTTTTGTATTCCGATAATTATTATTTATTCGTAGATGTTGGAGGGGGCAGTACGGAAATATCCCTATTAAATAAAGGTAAAGTTCTTCATAGTCAATCTTTTCCTATAGGAACCGTTAGATTATTAGATAAAAAGGTGGATGAAAATTATCTAACAAATGTTGTTAAACCCTGGGTGACTAAAATAACAAAAGGGAAATCCGTAGATGTAATAGGATCAGGAGGAAATATAAATTTTGTATTTAAAAATTCAGGAAAAAAAGAAGGTAAATTTCTTTCGGCTTCTTATATACATCATCAGTACGAACTATATAAAGGCATTTCTTATGAGGAAAGAATTGAAAAATTTAATATGAAACCGGATAGGGCTGATGTAATTGTTCCGGCATTATTAATATATAATTCGATCATGAAATTTGCACATTCCACACGAATTCATGTTCCAAAAATCGGTGCTGCTGATGGAATGATTAATTTAATGTATAAAAATAATCGTTGAAATTTAAAATAAATTATATTAAGTTCAATATTTGTATAATATTTATACTAATATTATTTTAAAAAAAATAATTTCTTTATAAATCATAAATAAATATATAATTCATTAATTTTTTTATATTAATAATATATATACTGTAATTTTTGCTATAATTTGTAAATTAATTTACTATTTACTGTAATTATTTTTATATAAATTAAATTTTTATTGTTAAAATGATTTAATTTAAGTTGTGAAAAAAAATAAAATGAATTATTTAAAGCCGTTAATATTTTGAAAATATGATTAAAATAGTTTAATTTTGTAAATTAAAATAAAATTTTAAAATTAAATAGTGAACAACCTATAAGATGATCTTTTATATACTTTTAAGAGATTGAATAATGAAATTATTAAATAAAGATTATGATTAGGTGATTTAAATATTTTGAAATAAAGACTTTTTAATTTTTAATAAATTTTGAAGTTTAAAACTAATAAATAAACTAATGAAAAAAACTAGATCTTATATTATTCCTTTAGTTATTATGATTATAATTTTTAGTTTAATGTCTTGTGCATCTAAAAAAAAACTATATTATTTTCAAGGAAGTGAAACCACGTTAAATGAAGTATATAAATATACGCCAACCTTAAAACCAGATGATTTACTTGTAATAACAATTTCAGCATTA is a window from the Apibacter sp. B3706 genome containing:
- a CDS encoding anaerobic C4-dicarboxylate transporter translates to MKNIYIILLTFILFTPIFIKSQNVSLLATASTTQVNQKASSNSNKIKSEETKKETISNSNATNENNAPLKFITQLGLLLIVIYFGIKKGGVSLGLLGGFGVAILVLLFRDSPGLPPIDVMLIILAVVTASSTLEATGALGMLVSFAERILRKNPKYIVYLAPLSTFFLTMLVGTGHAVYPLLPVIYDVSFKQKIRPERPMAVASIASQMGITASPIAAATAAMIGVAYKAGVTINLIDILLVTAPSCFLGVMLAATWSLNRGKDLDKDPAFLKKMEDPDMKAYIVGDLERSESTKPSKDAKISLSLFFIGILFIILIALFPDSILPKNNGKTIPMTSVLQFIMLGVGAIIVLITGVKAKSISDTKVFNAGMIAVIMIFGIAWMSETVIKNNESYLLSLISDMVKERPWTFAIAMFCVSMFLKSQAATILVMMPIGFMLHIPVSILIGCIPASYAYFFFAFYPSDLATINFDRTGTTHIGKYILNHSFMIPGLIGVISATAIALFLSYYVVN
- the ppk1 gene encoding polyphosphate kinase 1, which codes for MDRSNFRYINREISWLKFNSRVLQEAMDKKNPLLERLRFLGIYSNNLDEFYKVRYAYIARMVQFNRKYNNIVESQEDVNLLEEINMTVAHQQEKYDKLYEQIIKELAKEKTLLVDDKTLPESLKPFVQDFFENKLSHNLTILYWKEGDKTINLRDNVFYLIVTMTKKNGNQQYALIEVPSDRFSRFLVLPDINDKHYVIFLEDIIRYHLKDIFQFFKFETIEGKSIKLTKDADLSIDNDVQVSYVDSIAVALKERLKGLPVRLVYDKTIDPKTLRFLKKMFDLDEYDSLAPGGKYHNKKDFMKFPTLGRQDLEYKKIEPVIPKILKGEKNYFKAFAKEDTLLYAPYYDYSVFLKFLRGAAIDPKVKKIKITIYRVASDSQVLSAILNAARNGKEVTAVLELRARFDEAHNIKWSKQLQDEGVKVIFGVPGLKVHSKIGIVEREPQRGAATKYAFISTGNFHEGTARLYTDFTLFTANEAIVKQVDQVFDFFNANYLVKHYKDIAVSPWGIRRKIIQGIEREINNKKNGLPAQINIKVNSVCDKEIIDYLYEASKMGVEVRMVVRGICSIIPQVPGLSDHIKIISVVDKFLEHPRVYWFKNGGDDLIYISSADIMARNLDHRVEVACPIISTKNKQEIMKIFELGFNDNVKGRLIQEGFEEPYQKNRKKKNRSQETIYQYIKELNK
- a CDS encoding MalY/PatB family protein → MGNYNFDQIIDRKNTDSLKFGVLKERFGRDDLIPLWVADMDFQSPKELVDAMVERSKNGIFGYPYVSNEYYQSICNWQWKQHQWKVSKEEISYLPGVVKGIAFAIDVFSEKGDQIIIQPPVYHPFRIITQLHDREVVTNPLLLEGDQYRMDFEGLEKLMTTKCKILLLSNPHNPGGRVWSRNELKKLAEICYKNKVLVISDEIHSDLVLFGNKHVPFATVSEEAELNSITLSAPSKTFNIAGLVTSYSIIKNKNLRERYHKYLVSNELNQGSIFAYLAIQIAYEKGEEWMNQLKRYIEENTKYVDQFLKSNCSKIKVIIPEASFLIWLDCRELKLSQKELNWFFIEKARLALNDGAMFGKEGTGFMRMNVGCPRSVLEVALKQLSDAVSQL
- the surE gene encoding 5'/3'-nucleotidase SurE, producing the protein MEKPLILVTNDDGINAPGIRELIDIMNEIGEVYVVAPDKPQSGMGHAVTIHSTIRAEKMYIENDTRREWACSGTPVDCVKLAIDQLLPRKPDICVSGINHGSNSSINVIYSGTMSAAIEGGIEGIPSVGFSLCDFSYTANFKAARKHIKSICENILKYGLPEGVVLNVNIPKAEEKDIKGIKICRQANAHWDEEFDRRIDPKGKTYYWMTGNWCNSDKGDDTDEWALDNNFISIVPVQFDLTAYHFMEKIKQWNFEIK
- a CDS encoding carboxy terminal-processing peptidase, which encodes MLNLKKTWIFLSLCSMSLLVFCFNASSHADNEREIIKRVRETLLFTSYAPKNLDVSYSRDVFKKYMEDLDPFKRYFLDSDMDEFSEYRDKMSDMFINNDVSFYHLTIDRLYKRIDETEQYVNDIFSQPISFSNDDYFYSDDKKRKFPKNKDQAKQYWKSYIKYRILQEIFNTQNVKDSINTSDSIKTDSISKKVTKKIEKPKTKEEIEADAVKKVKENLSEYFRQIKLRKKSDLFSIFVNAYTEVFDIHTTYFSPKDKENFNSSISGKIIGIGATLQDVKGYPTIRELVIGGPAWKSKEIEAGDKIIKVQQGKNGNPVSVVGMLLDDAIRLIRGEEKTTVVLTLEKKDGSTKTVTLVREEIEIQETFVRSAIITDEKGNKFGILYLPEFYVNLESNSKGRDCSDDIKREINELKKQGITGLIMDVRNNGGGSLSEVVDITGLFVGKGPVVQVKDSSGKIKVLDSKEKDIVWDGPLILMTNELSASASEILAGAMQDYHRAVVVGPSQTYGKGTVQTIFPLDRFGMKDDKFGALKVTIQKFYRINGSSTQLKGVNSDIVIPGIFSYSDIFEKSQEYALPWDQISPTNYSTWKGTPKIDYEYLKARSAERLKGSTYVSSIEKAGKWTKELEKITKIPLKYDKFMQEMNKRRDQSKVYEKETNFDAKIKVEAPAYELVKFKEDTVLKAKREDWYKGMKKDFNLRESVNVLNDIINKK
- a CDS encoding DUF4359 domain-containing protein, with protein sequence MKLRYLFIFVIILLNGSLFFTNPDKEMHQAFIKDKLTSIIDQKMGDELNENKDPNLKFLAEFSKNIIPVISDKIVTYMMDTHIRRENYYLFSTIQILYHDQWKTIGLGIFDKIFLFPKVEEEIQKVDFKKEFNKLLQNNP
- a CDS encoding exopolyphosphatase; this encodes MMNILTYAAIDIGSNAVRLLINTIYETKETVTFNKTSLVRVPIRLGQDVFTDKKISKKTMVRLNDAMTAYSLLMKVYNVDEYRAFATSAMREASNSKDVINYIKDKSGIKIDIISGEEEAKIIFSSELKNFLYSDNYYLFVDVGGGSTEISLLNKGKVLHSQSFPIGTVRLLDKKVDENYLTNVVKPWVTKITKGKSVDVIGSGGNINFVFKNSGKKEGKFLSASYIHHQYELYKGISYEERIEKFNMKPDRADVIVPALLIYNSIMKFAHSTRIHVPKIGAADGMINLMYKNNR